In Nocardioides dokdonensis FR1436, the following are encoded in one genomic region:
- a CDS encoding glycoside hydrolase family 3 protein, with product MPRSRRPSRLVALATATLLLGAGCTDDPAPQRPEDAPDGGVAAAESRSASQRLGLRPGWGPDRAELDAAARRTARLSLPELAGQVIVARWSGSGAPTALVRRLHLGGVVVFAENVASTDQLRSATRSLQRDVDRPWPLLVAVDQEGGTVARIRGAATAFPAFMSAGAAGDPALTRRTYAASGRELRGLGINVDLAPDADVTTGPADPVIGSRSAGAEPAAVARQAVAAARGFRDAGVVPVVKHFPGHGSLVTDSHVALPVQRRGMAALARTDLRPFRAAVDAGLPAVMTGHIALAALDPGVPASLSRPVVTGLLRERLGFDGVVMSDALDMAAVSGRRTPAVQVLRAGGDVVLMPPDPAASRAAIVRAVRDGRLSRTRLRQAAARTIALLEQQRRGDPAAPGSGRAASRRLSAAALTVVAGPCRGPLVPGAVVPLGGSAAVSAFRSAARSAGLAMGSVRYVKPPRPELTGRRKKDRAALQRWRRTEATRVVRGTPVHLLSSGTAPDSGVVVATDRPYLLGASDAPVRIATYGETPGAMAALVEVLLGRERAPGRLPVDVPGVPRQGC from the coding sequence GTGCCCCGTTCCCGCCGACCGTCCCGCCTGGTGGCGCTCGCGACGGCCACGCTGCTGCTGGGAGCCGGCTGCACCGACGATCCCGCCCCCCAGCGGCCCGAGGACGCCCCCGACGGGGGTGTGGCTGCCGCCGAGTCCCGCAGCGCCTCACAACGCCTGGGACTGCGCCCGGGGTGGGGCCCGGACCGCGCCGAGCTCGACGCAGCGGCGCGGCGTACGGCACGGCTGAGCCTGCCCGAGCTCGCCGGCCAGGTCATCGTCGCGCGCTGGAGCGGCTCCGGGGCACCCACCGCGCTGGTGCGTCGGCTGCACCTGGGCGGGGTGGTCGTCTTCGCCGAGAACGTCGCCTCCACCGACCAGCTGCGCAGCGCCACCCGGTCCCTGCAGCGCGACGTGGACCGGCCCTGGCCGCTGCTGGTGGCCGTCGACCAGGAGGGCGGCACCGTGGCGCGGATCCGGGGCGCGGCCACCGCGTTCCCGGCCTTCATGTCCGCCGGTGCGGCGGGTGACCCGGCCCTGACCCGGCGCACGTACGCCGCCAGCGGCCGCGAGCTGCGCGGCCTGGGGATCAACGTCGACCTCGCCCCCGATGCCGACGTCACCACCGGCCCGGCCGACCCGGTCATCGGCAGCCGCTCCGCCGGAGCCGAGCCCGCGGCGGTCGCCCGCCAGGCCGTCGCCGCCGCGCGCGGCTTCCGCGACGCCGGGGTGGTGCCGGTGGTCAAGCACTTCCCGGGACACGGGTCCCTGGTCACCGACAGCCACGTCGCGCTGCCCGTGCAGCGCCGCGGCATGGCGGCCCTGGCGCGCACCGACCTGCGACCCTTCCGGGCCGCGGTCGACGCCGGGCTGCCGGCGGTGATGACCGGCCACATCGCGCTCGCCGCGCTCGACCCCGGCGTCCCGGCCAGCCTGTCCCGGCCCGTGGTGACCGGTCTGCTGCGCGAGCGGCTCGGCTTCGACGGCGTCGTGATGAGCGACGCGCTCGACATGGCGGCGGTGAGCGGGCGGCGTACGCCGGCGGTGCAGGTGCTGCGCGCCGGTGGGGACGTCGTGCTGATGCCTCCCGACCCGGCCGCGAGCCGCGCCGCCATCGTCCGCGCGGTGCGGGACGGGCGCCTGAGCCGGACCCGCCTGCGCCAGGCCGCCGCGCGCACGATCGCGCTGCTCGAGCAGCAGCGCCGGGGCGACCCCGCGGCGCCGGGCAGCGGGCGCGCCGCCTCCCGTCGGCTCTCGGCCGCGGCGCTCACCGTCGTCGCGGGTCCCTGCCGCGGCCCGCTCGTCCCCGGGGCGGTGGTCCCGCTGGGCGGCTCGGCCGCGGTCTCGGCGTTCCGGTCCGCCGCCCGCTCCGCGGGTCTGGCGATGGGCAGCGTGCGCTACGTGAAGCCGCCGCGCCCCGAGCTGACCGGTCGCCGCAAGAAGGACCGTGCGGCCCTGCAGCGCTGGCGGCGCACCGAGGCGACCCGCGTGGTCCGCGGGACGCCGGTGCACCTGCTCAGCAGCGGCACGGCACCCGACAGCGGGGTCGTGGTCGCCACCGACCGGCCCTACCTGCTGGGCGCCTCGGACGCGCCGGTGCGGATCGCGACGTACGGCGAGACCCCGGGCGCGATGGCGGCGCTGGTCGAGGTGCTCCTCGGGCGCGAGCGCGCCCCCGGCCGGCTGCCGGTGGACGTGCCCGGGGTGCCGCGGCAGGGCTGCTGA
- a CDS encoding MFS transporter, giving the protein MSARSTTDRGARLLLGLASVAVAFAAADTYVVVLALVDMMAGVGLSPDQLQRAAPIISGFLLGYVAMLPLIGRIADLRGRVPVLTASLVIFAVGSIVTAAAYDMPSMVTGRFLQGVGGGGLVPATLALVADLYPRERRGVPLGLVSAVQEIGSVVGPLYGAAVLAFADWRAIFLINLAVGLVLAAAIATLSARGGASSRPPRARRGWPDLVGILLLVLLLVAGGLVFQPPNSLRADLDYGRLFIPFVDGGGRWLTPVGAATVVLALLLVARTLTARRPLVDLRAWGRSLREADVTGAAYLAVALGGVILAFATADPKVQVFSDQGLWYLLGAGVASIAFVVHLRRASDPLLPRGALAARPAWGSVVVSFFIGAALIAALIDVPLFARTTTYQDSQLLAALVLVRFLVALPVGAVVGGYLTRTVPAGVVTAVGMAMAAVAFVMMSRWDVTALESWTATVPLVVGGLGFGLALAPVNAAVLASTADAVHGLASAMVVVARMVGMLIGISALTTIGLRRYYAEQADIPPIQDVCAAGTTRCAEYSDLLRTAGIAQEQTVFLGAAACALVAAVLALVLLRGADTRAAGHGRDVGSGVPAVG; this is encoded by the coding sequence CGGCCGCCGACACCTACGTGGTGGTCCTCGCCCTGGTCGACATGATGGCCGGCGTCGGGCTCTCCCCCGACCAGCTGCAGCGCGCCGCGCCGATCATCTCGGGCTTCCTGCTCGGCTACGTCGCCATGCTGCCCCTCATCGGCCGGATCGCCGACCTGCGCGGCCGGGTCCCTGTGCTGACGGCCTCCCTGGTGATCTTCGCGGTCGGCTCGATCGTCACCGCGGCCGCCTACGACATGCCCTCGATGGTCACCGGTCGCTTCCTCCAGGGTGTCGGGGGCGGCGGGCTGGTGCCGGCGACCCTGGCGCTGGTGGCCGACCTCTACCCACGCGAGCGGCGCGGGGTCCCGCTGGGGCTCGTCTCGGCGGTCCAGGAGATCGGCAGCGTCGTGGGACCGCTGTACGGCGCCGCGGTGCTGGCCTTCGCCGACTGGCGCGCGATCTTCCTGATCAACCTGGCCGTCGGGCTGGTGCTGGCCGCCGCCATCGCCACCCTCTCCGCGCGGGGCGGCGCGTCGAGCCGGCCACCCCGTGCTCGACGCGGCTGGCCCGACCTCGTCGGGATCCTCCTGCTCGTGCTGCTCCTGGTGGCCGGCGGGCTGGTCTTCCAGCCGCCGAACTCGCTGCGGGCCGACCTCGACTACGGCCGTCTCTTCATCCCCTTCGTCGACGGGGGCGGGCGTTGGCTGACCCCGGTCGGCGCGGCCACGGTGGTGCTGGCGCTGCTGCTCGTGGCCCGCACCCTCACCGCGCGACGACCGCTGGTCGACCTGCGCGCCTGGGGCCGGTCGCTGCGCGAGGCGGACGTGACCGGAGCGGCGTACCTGGCGGTGGCGCTGGGCGGGGTGATCCTCGCCTTCGCGACCGCCGACCCCAAGGTGCAGGTCTTCTCCGACCAGGGGCTCTGGTACCTCCTGGGCGCCGGGGTCGCGAGCATCGCCTTCGTCGTGCACCTGCGCCGGGCCAGCGACCCGCTGCTCCCCCGCGGTGCGCTGGCGGCACGGCCCGCCTGGGGCTCGGTCGTGGTCAGCTTCTTCATCGGGGCCGCCCTGATCGCCGCGCTCATCGACGTGCCGCTCTTCGCGCGCACCACGACGTACCAGGACTCCCAGCTGCTCGCGGCGCTGGTGCTCGTGCGCTTCCTGGTGGCCCTGCCCGTGGGCGCGGTCGTCGGTGGCTACCTGACCCGCACGGTGCCGGCCGGCGTCGTCACCGCGGTGGGGATGGCGATGGCCGCGGTGGCCTTCGTGATGATGTCGCGCTGGGACGTCACCGCGCTCGAGAGCTGGACGGCCACGGTGCCGCTGGTCGTGGGCGGGCTCGGCTTCGGCCTCGCGCTGGCCCCGGTCAACGCCGCGGTGCTGGCCAGCACCGCCGACGCCGTGCACGGGCTCGCGTCGGCCATGGTCGTGGTCGCCCGGATGGTCGGGATGCTCATCGGCATCTCGGCACTCACCACGATCGGCCTGCGCCGCTACTACGCCGAGCAGGCCGACATCCCCCCGATCCAGGACGTGTGCGCCGCCGGCACCACCCGCTGCGCGGAGTACTCCGACCTGTTGCGCACCGCGGGCATCGCCCAGGAGCAGACCGTCTTCCTCGGCGCCGCCGCCTGCGCGCTCGTGGCCGCGGTGCTCGCCCTGGTCCTCCTGCGGGGCGCCGACACACGTGCTGCAGGTCACGGCCGAGACGTGGGGTCCGGGGTGCCCGCGGTCGGCTAG
- a CDS encoding beta-class carbonic anhydrase, with the protein MAANDLTPGFDDLLEANRSFADTFDLAGFDGVAKAGVAIVTCMDSRIDPLGMIGLKPGDAKIFRNPGGRVTPQALEALVLGAHLLNVQRILVIPHTRCAMASATEAELHERVTASAGSDSTWQSFSVVTDQEATLAEDVAKVRSHPLIPDTLQVGGFIYDVDSGLLTQLC; encoded by the coding sequence ATGGCAGCCAACGACCTGACCCCCGGCTTCGACGACCTCCTCGAGGCCAACCGCTCCTTCGCCGACACCTTCGACCTCGCCGGGTTCGACGGCGTCGCCAAGGCCGGTGTCGCGATCGTGACCTGCATGGACTCGCGCATCGACCCGCTGGGGATGATCGGGCTCAAGCCCGGCGACGCCAAGATCTTCCGCAACCCCGGTGGCCGCGTCACCCCGCAGGCGCTCGAGGCCCTGGTGCTCGGTGCGCACCTGCTCAACGTCCAGCGCATCCTCGTCATCCCGCACACCCGCTGCGCGATGGCCAGCGCCACCGAGGCCGAGCTGCACGAGCGGGTGACCGCCTCCGCCGGCTCCGACTCGACCTGGCAGAGCTTCAGCGTCGTCACCGACCAGGAGGCCACCCTCGCCGAGGACGTCGCCAAGGTCCGCTCGCACCCGCTCATCCCCGACACCCTCCAGGTCGGCGGCTTCATCTACGACGTCGACTCGGGCCTGCTGACCCAGCTCTGCTGA